The following are encoded together in the Bos indicus isolate NIAB-ARS_2022 breed Sahiwal x Tharparkar chromosome 29, NIAB-ARS_B.indTharparkar_mat_pri_1.0, whole genome shotgun sequence genome:
- the DBX1 gene encoding homeobox protein DBX1, protein MMFPGLLAPPAGYPSLLRPTPTLTLPQSLQSAFSGHSSFLVEDLIRISRPPAYLPRGSVPTPSMSPPRPGAPAALTDTGASDLGSPGPGSRRGGSPQTAVSPASEPTFLKFGVNAILSSAPRTETSPTLLQSVPPKTFAFPYFEGSFQPFIRSSYFPASSSVVPIPGTFSWPLAARGKPRRGMLRRAVFSDVQRKALEKMFQKQKYISKPDRKKLAAKLGLKDSQVKIWFQNRRMKWRNSKERELLSSGGCREQTLPTKLNPHPDLSDVGQKGPGDDDDEEDEGPGSPRPRLVYHAAPADPRHLRDPRLEAPLPTSPARSGSPDKASDFSDSEDDEEGEEEITVS, encoded by the exons ATGATGTTCCCTGGCCTCCTCGCGCCCCCCGCCGGGTACCCCAGCCTCTTGCGCCCCACGCCCACCTTAACGCTGCCCCAGTCCCTGCAGTCGGCATTTTCCGGTCACTCGAGCTTCCTGGTGGAGGATCTGATCCGCATCAGCCGACCCCCCGCCTACCTGCCCCGAGGCAGCGTGCCCACCCCCAGTATGTCGCCCCCTAGGCCGGGGGCCCCTGCGGCTCTCACAGACACCGGAGCCTCGGACCTGGGCTCCCCGGGCCCGGGCAGCCGGCGGGGCGGCTCACCGCAGACCGCCGTCTCCCCTGCCAGCGAGCCCACGTTTCTGAAGTTTGGAGTGAACGCCATCCTTTCCTCGGCTCCCAGAACCG AAACGTCTCCCACCTTGCTCCAGAGTGTCCCTCCCAAGACCTTTGCCTTTCCCTACTTTGAAGGCTCTTTCCAGCCTTTCATCAGATCTTCTTATTTCCCAG CGTCCTCCAGCGTCGTGCCCATCCCGGGGACCTTCTCCTGGCCACTGGCCGCCCGCGGCAAGCCTCGCAGGGGCATGCTGCGTCGAGCCGTGTTCTCCGACGTGCAGCGCAAGGCGCTGGAGAAGATGTTCCAGAAGCAGAAGTACATCAGCAAGCCGGACCGCAAGAAGCTGGCGGCCAAGTTGGGCTTGAAAGACTCACAG GTGAAAATCTGGTTTCAGAACCGACGCATGAAGTGGCGGAACTCCAAGGAACGCGAGCTCCTGTCTAGCGGGGGCTGCCGCGAGCAGACCCTTCCCACCAAACTCAACCCGCACCCAGACCTCAGCGACGTGGGCCAGAAGGGTCCCGGGGACGATGACGACGAGGAGGACGAGGGCCCGggcagcccccgcccccgcctggtCTATCACGCGGCCCCCGCCGACCCTCGGCACCTGCGGGACCCGCGGCTGGAAGCGCCGCTGCCCACCTCGCCCGCGCGCTCAGGCAGCCCGGACAAAGCTTCGGACTTCTCCGACTCCGAGGACGACGAGGAGGGCGAGGAGGAGATCACGGTGTCTTAG